A genomic window from Pseudonocardia broussonetiae includes:
- a CDS encoding sodium:solute symporter family protein produces MISAQADLRLDTTFVDYVFVAFYFLLALGIGVAARRSVNSSLDFLLSGRSLPAWVTGLAFIAANLGAIELIGFTANGAQYGMATVHYYWIGAVPAMVFLGIVMMPFYYGSKARSVPEFLRMRFNTTTQRVNAVTFALAQVLIAGVNLFALGLVLEALLGWSLAVAIPVAALVVLSYTFLGGLSAAIYNEVLQFFVILALLIPLTIAGLARVGGWNGLVERVTAGPGGSEQLSAWPGTELTEIQSPVLSVIGIVFGLGFVLSFGYWTTNFAEVQRCLSAKSMSAARRTPIIAAFPKALIPAVIVVPGIIAAVLVPQITELKAGSGAEGVTYNNTLSLLMGEVLPNGVLGVALAGLLAAFMAGMAANISSLNTVFTYDIWQDWLRPGRDDHYYLQVGRAVTVIGCILAIGTAFLAGSYENLMDYIQALFSFFNAPLFAIFILGLFWKRMTGTAGWTGLVSGTLAAIAVDVLVRTGVLALSSQAGSFVGASAAFVVGIAVGAAVTMVTTPKPDAELVGLVWQLTPKADRSHTTTGEDAGWYRSPALLGGIVLVMTAALYLLVP; encoded by the coding sequence ATGATCTCTGCGCAGGCCGACCTGCGGCTGGACACCACGTTCGTCGACTACGTGTTCGTGGCGTTCTACTTCCTGCTCGCGCTGGGGATCGGGGTCGCCGCACGGCGGTCGGTCAACTCCAGCCTCGACTTCCTGCTGTCCGGCCGGTCGCTGCCGGCGTGGGTCACCGGCCTCGCGTTCATCGCGGCCAACCTGGGCGCGATCGAGCTGATCGGGTTCACGGCCAACGGGGCCCAGTACGGCATGGCGACCGTGCACTACTACTGGATCGGCGCCGTCCCGGCGATGGTCTTCCTGGGCATCGTGATGATGCCCTTCTACTACGGCAGCAAGGCGCGCAGCGTCCCGGAGTTCCTGCGGATGCGCTTCAACACCACGACGCAGCGGGTCAACGCCGTGACGTTCGCGCTGGCGCAGGTGCTGATCGCGGGCGTCAACCTGTTCGCGCTGGGCCTGGTGCTCGAGGCGCTGCTGGGGTGGTCGCTGGCCGTCGCGATCCCGGTGGCCGCGCTCGTGGTGCTCAGCTACACCTTCCTCGGCGGGCTGTCGGCGGCGATCTACAACGAGGTCCTGCAGTTCTTCGTCATCCTGGCGCTGCTCATCCCGCTGACGATCGCCGGGCTCGCCCGCGTCGGGGGCTGGAACGGGCTCGTCGAGCGCGTCACGGCCGGCCCGGGCGGCTCCGAGCAGCTCTCGGCGTGGCCCGGCACGGAGCTCACCGAGATCCAGAGCCCGGTCCTGTCGGTGATCGGCATCGTGTTCGGCCTCGGCTTCGTGCTGTCGTTCGGCTACTGGACGACGAACTTCGCCGAGGTGCAGCGCTGCCTCTCGGCGAAGTCGATGTCGGCGGCGCGGCGCACGCCGATCATCGCGGCGTTCCCGAAGGCGCTCATCCCGGCCGTCATCGTGGTGCCGGGCATCATCGCCGCGGTGCTCGTCCCGCAGATCACCGAGCTCAAGGCGGGGTCGGGGGCCGAGGGCGTCACGTACAACAACACGCTGTCGCTGCTGATGGGCGAGGTGCTTCCGAACGGCGTGCTCGGCGTCGCCCTGGCCGGTCTGCTCGCGGCGTTCATGGCGGGCATGGCGGCCAACATCAGCTCGCTCAACACGGTCTTCACCTACGACATCTGGCAGGACTGGCTGCGGCCCGGCCGCGACGACCACTACTACCTGCAGGTCGGCCGGGCCGTCACGGTGATCGGCTGCATCCTGGCCATCGGCACGGCGTTCCTCGCCGGCAGCTACGAGAACCTGATGGACTACATCCAGGCGCTGTTCAGCTTCTTCAACGCCCCGCTCTTCGCGATCTTCATCCTCGGCCTGTTCTGGAAGCGGATGACCGGCACGGCGGGCTGGACGGGCCTGGTGTCGGGCACGCTCGCCGCGATCGCCGTCGACGTGCTCGTCCGCACGGGCGTGCTGGCGCTGTCGTCGCAGGCGGGCAGCTTCGTGGGGGCCAGCGCCGCGTTCGTCGTCGGCATCGCGGTGGGCGCTGCCGTCACCATGGTGACCACCCCGAAGCCCGATGCCGAGCTGGTCGGGCTGGTGTGGCAGCTGACGCCCAAGGCGGACCGCAGCCACACCACGACCGGGGAGGACGCCGGGTGGTACCGCTCGCCGGCCCTGCTCGGCGGCATCGTGCTCGTGATGACCGCAGCCCTCTACCTGCTCGTGCCCTGA
- a CDS encoding GNAT family N-acetyltransferase has product MRPTPFDHPDSLRLIAEVQAFYRERYGDEDTTPVDPAEFAAPRGFFLVGYLDGVAVASGGWRAQDSGADPELRDGDAEIKRMYVSPAHRGRGYARAVLAELERTAAAAGRVRTVLETGTKQPEALALYASEGYEPMPGFGIYRHEPDSRCFAKPLHARVG; this is encoded by the coding sequence ATGCGCCCCACGCCCTTCGACCACCCCGACTCCCTGCGCCTGATCGCGGAGGTCCAGGCCTTCTACCGCGAGCGCTACGGCGACGAGGACACCACGCCCGTCGACCCCGCCGAGTTCGCCGCCCCCCGCGGCTTCTTCCTCGTCGGCTACCTCGACGGCGTCGCCGTCGCGAGCGGGGGCTGGCGGGCCCAGGACTCCGGCGCCGACCCGGAGCTGCGCGACGGCGACGCCGAGATCAAGCGGATGTACGTGTCGCCGGCCCACCGCGGCCGCGGGTACGCCCGCGCGGTGCTGGCCGAGCTGGAGCGCACCGCCGCCGCGGCCGGGCGCGTCCGCACGGTGCTGGAGACCGGCACGAAGCAGCCCGAGGCCCTCGCGCTCTACGCGAGCGAGGGCTACGAGCCGATGCCCGGCTTCGGCATCTACCGCCACGAGCCCGACAGCCGCTGCTTCGCCAAGCCCCTGCACGCCCGCGTCGGGTAG
- a CDS encoding malate synthase G, with protein MDLRIDPTLRSFVAEELLPGLDLSPDRFWSVLAELQERFAPRIATLLARRDELQAQVDDWHREHGAGDAAAYAEFLTGIGYLLPEATPSVQVSGVDAEIADVPGPQLVVPATVPRYALNAANARWGSLYDALYGTDALPLDHELAKGYDEQRGAQVIAAADELLDELFPLASGSHADVTEYVVADGALSPALADPAQFAGSGEGAVLLRRNGLHVELRIDPEHQVGRQHHAGVADVVLESAVTTIVDLEDSVATVDGEDKTLAYRTWLGLMTGELVASFDKGGRTVERRVHGDRTYAAPDGSELVLPGRSLMLVRNCGHHMTTNAVLADGAEVAEGVLDALVSVTAALHDLRGLGRFSNSRAGSVYIVKPKQHGPEEVALTVELFAAVEEALGLDPRTVKIGIMDEEKRTSLNLGACIEAARDRVIFVNTGFLDRTGDEIHTDFEAGPVVRKDDMRSTPWLTGYEDRNVDVALAAGFAGQAQVGKGMWAKPAAMAAMLEQKGAQPEAGATCAWVPSPTAATLHALHYLRTDVRARQQELAGRTTDRALLLEVPVLEKDLSDEERTHELETNAQSILGYVVRWVGLGIGCSTVPDLEGVGLMEDRATLRISSQLIANWLHHGIVDEATVRETFARMAALVDEQNEGEPGYAPMAADLDGSPSFRAALDLVFSGRSEPNGYTERALTSWRQKAKAGA; from the coding sequence ATGGACCTGCGGATCGACCCGACCCTGCGCTCGTTCGTCGCCGAGGAGCTCCTGCCCGGGCTCGACCTCTCCCCGGACCGCTTCTGGAGCGTCCTCGCCGAGCTCCAGGAGCGCTTCGCGCCCCGGATCGCGACGCTGCTCGCCCGGCGCGACGAGCTCCAGGCGCAGGTGGACGACTGGCACCGCGAGCACGGGGCGGGCGACGCCGCCGCGTACGCGGAGTTTCTCACCGGGATCGGCTACCTGCTGCCCGAGGCGACGCCCTCGGTGCAGGTGAGCGGCGTCGACGCCGAGATCGCCGACGTCCCCGGTCCGCAGCTCGTCGTGCCCGCCACCGTGCCGCGCTACGCGCTCAACGCCGCCAACGCGCGCTGGGGCTCGCTCTACGACGCGCTGTACGGCACCGACGCGCTGCCGCTGGACCACGAGCTCGCGAAGGGCTACGACGAGCAGCGCGGCGCGCAGGTCATCGCCGCCGCCGACGAGCTGCTCGACGAGCTGTTCCCGCTGGCCTCGGGCAGCCACGCCGACGTCACGGAGTACGTCGTCGCCGACGGCGCGCTGTCGCCCGCGCTCGCCGACCCCGCCCAGTTCGCCGGGTCGGGCGAGGGCGCGGTCCTGCTGCGCCGCAACGGCCTGCACGTCGAGCTGCGGATCGACCCGGAGCACCAGGTCGGGCGCCAGCACCACGCCGGGGTCGCCGACGTCGTGCTGGAGTCGGCGGTCACCACGATCGTCGACCTGGAGGACTCGGTCGCCACCGTCGACGGCGAGGACAAGACGCTGGCCTACCGCACCTGGCTCGGGCTGATGACCGGCGAGCTGGTCGCGAGCTTCGACAAGGGCGGGAGGACCGTCGAGCGCCGCGTCCACGGCGACCGCACCTACGCCGCGCCCGACGGCTCGGAGCTCGTGCTGCCCGGCCGCTCGCTGATGCTGGTGCGCAACTGCGGCCACCACATGACGACCAACGCCGTGCTCGCCGACGGCGCGGAGGTCGCCGAGGGCGTCCTCGACGCGCTGGTGTCGGTCACCGCCGCGCTGCACGACCTGCGCGGGCTCGGCCGCTTCTCCAACTCGCGCGCGGGCAGCGTCTACATCGTCAAGCCCAAGCAGCACGGGCCCGAGGAGGTGGCGCTCACCGTCGAGCTGTTCGCCGCCGTCGAGGAGGCGCTGGGGCTGGACCCGCGGACGGTCAAGATCGGGATCATGGACGAGGAGAAGCGCACCTCGCTCAACCTCGGCGCGTGCATCGAGGCCGCCCGGGACCGCGTCATCTTCGTCAACACCGGCTTCCTCGACCGCACCGGCGACGAGATCCACACCGACTTCGAGGCCGGCCCGGTCGTGCGCAAGGACGACATGAGGTCGACGCCGTGGCTCACCGGCTACGAGGACCGCAACGTCGACGTGGCGCTGGCCGCGGGCTTCGCGGGGCAGGCGCAGGTCGGCAAGGGCATGTGGGCCAAGCCCGCCGCGATGGCCGCGATGCTGGAGCAGAAGGGCGCGCAGCCGGAGGCCGGGGCGACCTGCGCCTGGGTGCCGTCGCCGACCGCCGCCACCCTGCACGCGCTGCACTACCTGCGCACCGACGTGCGCGCGCGCCAGCAGGAGCTGGCCGGGCGGACGACCGACCGGGCGCTGCTGCTCGAGGTCCCCGTCCTGGAGAAGGACCTCTCGGACGAGGAGCGGACGCACGAGCTGGAGACCAACGCCCAGTCGATCCTGGGCTACGTCGTCCGCTGGGTCGGGCTGGGCATCGGCTGCTCGACCGTGCCCGACCTGGAGGGCGTCGGGCTGATGGAGGACCGCGCCACGCTGCGCATCTCCAGCCAGCTCATCGCCAACTGGCTCCACCACGGGATCGTCGACGAGGCCACCGTCCGCGAGACGTTCGCCCGCATGGCCGCGCTCGTCGACGAGCAGAACGAGGGCGAGCCCGGCTACGCGCCGATGGCGGCCGACCTCGACGGCAGCCCGTCGTTCCGGGCCGCGCTCGACCTGGTCTTCTCCGGGCGCTCCGAGCCCAACGGCTACACCGAGCGCGCGCTGACCTCGTGGCGGCAGAAGGCGAAGGCCGGGGCCTGA
- a CDS encoding RNA polymerase sigma factor: protein MQTTTIEQTTEQTGPDTTDLLRAAAEGAPGAWDELVRRYTPLLRSRTHGFRLQEADALDVAQATWLRLAENLHRIHTPEHLGGWLATVVSRECIRLLRHGSRTIPADEPLAAAADPRPGPEDVVVDADTCAALRTALDALPARRRALVTALFTDDRRPYVEIARDLGMAVGSLGPTRARALTDLRRLLDLAGVVA, encoded by the coding sequence ATGCAGACGACCACGATCGAGCAGACCACCGAGCAGACCGGCCCGGACACCACCGACCTGCTGCGCGCCGCCGCCGAGGGCGCCCCCGGCGCCTGGGACGAGCTCGTGCGCCGCTACACGCCGCTGCTGCGCTCGCGCACCCACGGCTTCCGGCTGCAGGAGGCCGACGCGCTCGACGTCGCCCAGGCGACGTGGCTGCGGCTGGCGGAGAACCTGCACCGCATCCACACCCCCGAGCACCTCGGCGGCTGGCTGGCCACCGTCGTGAGCCGCGAGTGCATCCGGCTGCTGCGCCACGGCTCGCGCACCATCCCGGCCGACGAGCCGCTCGCCGCCGCGGCGGACCCGCGTCCCGGGCCCGAGGACGTCGTCGTCGACGCCGACACGTGCGCGGCCCTGCGCACCGCGCTCGACGCGCTGCCGGCCCGGCGCCGCGCGCTGGTGACGGCGCTGTTCACCGACGACCGGCGGCCCTACGTCGAGATCGCGCGGGACCTGGGCATGGCCGTGGGCAGCCTCGGGCCGACCCGGGCGCGCGCCCTGACCGACCTGCGGCGGCTGCTGGACCTCGCCGGCGTCGTCGCCTGA
- a CDS encoding response regulator — protein MEPVTVLVVDDHPLVRRGLSTLLGLEDWVGRVVEAGSVREGALAGAAEGVDVAVVDLGLPDGSGVDLVTRLRRAPGCPVLVLTMTRDEQAVRACLAAGATGYVLKDSPPDVVVRAARTVLDGGLVLGPEVAPAALGTHRPAALPAPLDRLSPGDLRLLTLLAQGRTNGQLARELGVAEKTVRNRVAILLGVLGVADRVQAALLARDRGLLGPA, from the coding sequence ATGGAGCCGGTCACGGTGCTCGTGGTCGACGACCACCCGCTGGTGCGCCGCGGGCTGAGCACGCTGCTCGGGCTCGAGGACTGGGTGGGCCGGGTCGTCGAGGCCGGGTCCGTGCGGGAGGGCGCGCTGGCCGGCGCGGCCGAGGGCGTCGACGTCGCCGTGGTCGACCTGGGCCTGCCCGACGGCAGCGGCGTCGACCTGGTCACCCGCCTGCGCCGCGCCCCCGGCTGCCCCGTGCTGGTGCTGACCATGACCCGCGACGAGCAGGCCGTGCGCGCCTGCCTGGCCGCGGGCGCCACCGGCTACGTGCTCAAGGACAGCCCGCCCGACGTGGTCGTGCGCGCCGCCCGCACCGTGCTCGACGGCGGCCTGGTGCTCGGCCCGGAGGTCGCCCCGGCCGCACTCGGGACGCACCGGCCCGCCGCGCTGCCCGCCCCGCTCGACCGCCTCTCCCCCGGCGACCTCCGCCTGCTCACGCTGCTCGCGCAGGGCCGCACGAACGGCCAGCTCGCGCGCGAGCTCGGCGTCGCGGAGAAGACGGTGCGCAACCGCGTCGCGATCCTGCTCGGGGTGCTCGGCGTCGCCGACCGCGTGCAGGCCGCCCTGCTGGCCCGCGACCGCGGCCTGCTCGGACCGGCCTAG
- a CDS encoding sensor histidine kinase: MAATPVLPTAPAAGGTGRVLALPVPVLLLGAAALAAVAAAGPLVAAPVPSAGPAMTVALAASFLPLAVLVLRRVPRHPIGRLMLLVGGLAGLAAAAVAWSGFLPAAWLSQWLWLPAWALIPVVLLLVPDGRLPSRRWRPLLAGLVAAGTVLVLAAAAAAAVEPRSLFSGEEIAGPARSLLLVARGAALVTGAAVLGVLASLGVRWRRADRDERGQLACLAPAGVLLLAGVGLDAAQVPFAWVPAVVAFPLGLTVAVLRYRFHDLDLHIHRGTVWAVLTGFVVAVYVGVATLVGATVAEPGSPTGSVVAAATVAALLQPAHWVAQRGVRRLLYGRRDEPYAVLTELGRSLEGVRDPLAALPRIAESVVTTLRVPYAAVRVVDDDGSSGTAAEHGRWAGEPAAFPMVAHGAVVGELLVAPRTAGARFTAAEARLLRDLAGQAAQAAHACRSALALQRARDRLVLAREEERRRLRRDLHDGVASALVGTRLLAEAARRTVAVDGPAPGLLDALAADLDGCTAEVRELIDGLRPAALDAGLGPALDGLVARFGGEGPEIALDVGADLDDLPAAVEVAAYRIVAEALTNVVKHAGAAHARIVVGRDDRHLAVTVTDDGRGLGGSPSPDGVGLTSVHDRAGELGGRAEVTSSEGGGTTVAVLLPLRS, from the coding sequence GTGGCGGCCACCCCGGTGCTCCCGACGGCCCCGGCCGCGGGCGGGACCGGACGCGTCCTCGCGCTCCCGGTGCCGGTCCTGCTGCTGGGCGCGGCCGCGCTGGCGGCGGTCGCCGCGGCCGGGCCGCTCGTCGCCGCGCCGGTGCCCTCGGCCGGTCCCGCGATGACCGTCGCGCTGGCGGCGTCGTTCCTCCCGCTGGCCGTCCTCGTGCTGCGCCGCGTGCCGCGGCACCCGATCGGGCGCCTGATGCTGCTGGTCGGGGGCCTGGCGGGGCTCGCAGCCGCCGCCGTCGCCTGGTCGGGGTTCCTGCCCGCGGCGTGGCTGAGCCAGTGGCTGTGGCTGCCGGCGTGGGCGCTGATCCCGGTGGTCCTGCTGCTCGTGCCGGACGGGCGGCTGCCCTCGCGCCGGTGGCGGCCGCTGCTGGCCGGCCTCGTCGCCGCCGGGACCGTGCTGGTGCTCGCCGCCGCCGCGGCGGCGGCGGTCGAACCCCGCTCGCTGTTCAGCGGGGAGGAGATCGCCGGGCCCGCGCGCTCCCTGCTGCTGGTCGCGCGCGGCGCCGCCCTGGTCACCGGCGCGGCCGTGCTCGGTGTGCTGGCGTCGCTGGGCGTGCGCTGGCGGCGCGCCGACCGGGACGAGCGCGGCCAGCTCGCCTGCCTCGCGCCCGCCGGGGTCCTGCTGCTCGCCGGCGTCGGGCTGGACGCGGCGCAGGTGCCGTTCGCCTGGGTCCCGGCCGTGGTGGCGTTCCCCCTCGGGCTCACCGTCGCCGTCCTGCGCTACCGGTTCCACGACCTCGACCTGCACATCCACCGCGGCACCGTGTGGGCGGTGCTGACGGGGTTCGTCGTGGCCGTCTACGTCGGCGTCGCCACGCTCGTCGGCGCGACGGTGGCCGAGCCGGGCTCGCCGACCGGGTCGGTCGTCGCCGCGGCCACCGTCGCCGCGCTCCTGCAGCCGGCGCACTGGGTGGCCCAGCGGGGCGTCCGGCGCCTGCTCTACGGCCGCCGCGACGAGCCGTACGCCGTGCTCACCGAGCTGGGCCGCAGCCTGGAGGGGGTCCGCGACCCGCTGGCCGCGCTGCCCCGGATCGCCGAGTCCGTGGTCACGACCCTGCGCGTGCCCTACGCCGCCGTCCGGGTGGTCGACGACGACGGCAGCTCCGGCACGGCCGCCGAGCACGGCCGCTGGGCGGGCGAGCCGGCGGCGTTCCCGATGGTCGCGCACGGCGCCGTGGTCGGCGAGCTCCTGGTGGCGCCGCGGACCGCGGGCGCCCGGTTCACCGCCGCGGAGGCGCGGCTGCTGCGCGACCTCGCGGGGCAGGCCGCGCAGGCCGCGCACGCCTGCCGCAGCGCACTCGCCCTGCAGCGCGCCCGCGACCGGCTCGTGCTCGCCCGCGAGGAGGAGCGCCGCCGGCTGCGCCGCGACCTGCACGACGGCGTCGCGTCGGCGCTGGTCGGGACGCGGCTGCTCGCCGAGGCGGCCCGCCGGACCGTCGCCGTCGACGGCCCCGCGCCCGGCCTGCTCGACGCGCTGGCCGCCGACCTCGACGGCTGCACCGCCGAGGTGCGCGAGCTGATCGACGGCCTGCGCCCCGCCGCGCTCGACGCCGGGCTGGGGCCGGCGCTGGACGGGCTCGTCGCGCGGTTCGGCGGGGAGGGCCCGGAGATCGCGCTCGACGTCGGCGCCGACCTCGACGACCTGCCCGCCGCCGTCGAGGTGGCGGCCTACCGGATCGTCGCCGAGGCGCTGACCAACGTCGTCAAGCACGCGGGGGCGGCGCACGCCCGGATCGTCGTCGGGCGCGACGACAGGCACCTCGCCGTGACGGTCACCGACGACGGCCGCGGTCTCGGCGGCTCCCCCTCCCCCGACGGCGTGGGCCTCACCTCGGTGCACGACCGGGCCGGGGAGCTGGGCGGGCGCGCCGAGGTCACCTCCTCCGAGGGCGGCGGCACGACCGTCGCCGTCCTGCTCCCGCTCAGGAGCTGA
- a CDS encoding S8 family serine peptidase — translation MDAEPPLEPDAVPERRPLPERRYTGRVVVVLADRVPLDDTGDLVEHGERNGDLLGPLVGYLRANGVRTHRLVTGVALADLLRAEEEARDSPFPPLQSLARYWVVEAEGSGKGPQEVARELQGLEEGREPASRGVAQAYAETVVGDPRTAAVAPLTASTGQGWLAPRPRGVDAFHAWEQPGGRGEGVRVVDVEQGWELAHPDIDGMVGPPLVGVNRFTLDPAEGSHGTSVLGLVAGRVNGRGGSGLAGALAEVAVCSHFDGQTDGDVVNAVLVAREHLSPGDVLLLEVDRPGDGYLCVETDDAVYAAVRLASAKGIVVVEAAGNGAEDLSAWTGPTGRRLSRDDRDLDSGAILVGAAHGEVVTDPAGPVEGHRWNAGALSNYGVRVDCYCWGGSVVAPLAVGYGAFGGTSAAAAIVAGVAAVVQGMQRAAGGPPLGPLDVRALLAHPGGTPQVPVASSFRIGRMPDLALIAGMLPVLSS, via the coding sequence ATGGACGCCGAGCCCCCGCTCGAACCCGATGCCGTGCCCGAGCGCAGGCCGCTGCCCGAGCGCCGCTACACCGGACGGGTCGTGGTCGTGCTCGCCGACCGCGTGCCCCTGGACGACACGGGCGACCTGGTCGAGCACGGCGAGCGCAACGGCGACCTGCTCGGGCCGCTCGTCGGCTACCTGCGGGCCAACGGCGTGCGCACCCACCGCCTGGTCACCGGCGTCGCGCTCGCCGACCTGCTGCGCGCCGAGGAGGAGGCCCGCGACAGCCCGTTCCCGCCGCTGCAGAGCCTGGCCCGCTACTGGGTGGTGGAGGCCGAGGGCTCGGGGAAGGGGCCCCAGGAGGTGGCGCGCGAGCTGCAGGGGCTGGAGGAGGGCCGCGAGCCGGCGTCCCGCGGCGTCGCGCAGGCCTACGCCGAGACCGTCGTCGGCGACCCGCGCACGGCCGCGGTCGCGCCGCTCACCGCGTCCACCGGGCAGGGCTGGCTCGCCCCGCGCCCCCGCGGCGTCGACGCCTTCCACGCCTGGGAGCAGCCGGGCGGGCGGGGGGAGGGGGTGCGGGTCGTCGACGTCGAGCAGGGCTGGGAGCTCGCCCACCCCGACATCGACGGCATGGTCGGCCCGCCGCTCGTCGGCGTCAACCGGTTCACCCTCGACCCGGCCGAGGGCAGCCACGGCACCAGCGTGCTCGGGCTGGTCGCGGGGCGCGTCAACGGCCGCGGGGGCAGCGGGCTGGCCGGAGCGCTCGCCGAGGTCGCCGTCTGCTCGCACTTCGACGGGCAGACCGACGGCGACGTCGTCAACGCCGTGCTGGTGGCCCGCGAGCACCTCTCGCCCGGCGACGTCCTGCTGCTCGAGGTCGACCGCCCCGGCGACGGCTACCTCTGCGTCGAGACCGACGACGCCGTCTACGCCGCGGTCCGGCTGGCCTCGGCGAAGGGGATCGTGGTCGTCGAGGCGGCGGGCAACGGCGCGGAGGACCTGTCGGCGTGGACCGGGCCGACGGGCCGGCGCCTCTCGCGCGACGACCGCGACCTCGACTCGGGGGCGATCCTGGTCGGGGCCGCGCACGGGGAGGTGGTCACCGACCCCGCCGGGCCGGTCGAGGGGCACCGCTGGAACGCCGGTGCGCTGTCCAACTACGGCGTGCGCGTCGACTGCTACTGCTGGGGCGGGTCGGTGGTCGCGCCACTGGCCGTCGGCTACGGCGCCTTCGGCGGCACCAGCGCCGCCGCCGCGATCGTCGCCGGGGTGGCCGCGGTCGTGCAGGGGATGCAGCGCGCGGCGGGCGGCCCGCCGCTGGGTCCGCTGGACGTGCGGGCGCTGCTCGCCCACCCGGGAGGGACGCCGCAGGTGCCGGTGGCGTCGTCGTTCCGGATCGGGCGGATGCCCGACCTGGCGCTGATCGCCGGGATGCTGCCGGTGCTCAGCTCCTGA
- a CDS encoding FAD-linked oxidase C-terminal domain-containing protein yields the protein MALDTAVRAAFERVLDPRDVLSDPVKCRAYECDGLTGYRVRPDLVLLPRDAAQVAAAVRVCHEHGVPFVARGAGTGLSGGALPVADGVVISVARLKSVLEVDPVNRRAVVQPGVTNLEITAAAAPHGLYYAPDPSSQQVCTIGGNVAENSGGAHCLKYGFTTNHVLSCEVVLADGSVVTLGTDTGEQAGPDLRGVFLGSEGTLGITTAVTVRLLRAPESVRTLLADFPSIAAAGDVVSDIVAAGIVPAAVEMMDTLAIEAAEEAVHAGYTVGVPAALVVELDGPVEECDAQFELVKAICEEHGCTRLHIAGSPEERAKIWKGRKAAFAAVGRISPDYFVQDGVVPRTRLAEVLDRIAGMGEEAGLRVANVFHAGDGNLHPLVLYSAAAGETERAEELSGAIAELCVEMGGSLSGEHGIGTDKACSMPKMFGEEDLATMHRVRAAFDPDGICNPGKVLPTPRLCGERPGKYKPHPLEESGAIERL from the coding sequence ATGGCCCTGGACACCGCGGTACGGGCCGCCTTCGAGCGCGTGCTCGACCCGAGGGACGTGCTGTCGGACCCCGTGAAGTGCCGCGCCTACGAGTGCGACGGCCTCACCGGCTACCGCGTGCGGCCCGATCTCGTGCTGCTCCCCCGCGACGCCGCGCAGGTGGCGGCGGCCGTGCGGGTCTGCCACGAGCACGGCGTGCCCTTCGTCGCGCGCGGCGCGGGCACCGGCCTGTCCGGCGGGGCGCTGCCCGTCGCCGACGGGGTGGTGATCAGCGTGGCGCGGCTGAAGTCGGTGCTGGAGGTCGACCCGGTGAACCGGCGGGCGGTCGTGCAGCCCGGCGTCACGAACCTGGAGATCACGGCCGCGGCCGCGCCGCACGGGCTGTACTACGCGCCCGACCCGTCGAGCCAGCAGGTCTGCACGATCGGCGGCAACGTCGCGGAGAACTCCGGCGGCGCGCACTGCCTCAAGTACGGCTTCACCACCAACCACGTCCTGAGCTGCGAGGTCGTGCTCGCCGACGGCTCGGTCGTCACGCTGGGCACCGACACGGGCGAGCAGGCCGGGCCCGACCTGCGCGGGGTGTTCCTCGGCTCGGAGGGCACGCTCGGCATCACGACGGCGGTCACGGTGCGGCTGCTGCGCGCGCCGGAGTCGGTGCGGACGCTGCTCGCCGACTTCCCCTCGATCGCGGCGGCCGGGGACGTCGTCTCCGACATCGTGGCGGCGGGGATCGTGCCCGCGGCCGTCGAGATGATGGACACGCTCGCCATCGAGGCGGCCGAGGAGGCCGTGCACGCGGGCTACACCGTCGGGGTCCCCGCGGCGCTCGTCGTCGAGCTCGACGGGCCGGTCGAGGAGTGCGACGCCCAGTTCGAGCTGGTGAAGGCGATCTGCGAGGAGCACGGCTGCACGCGGCTGCACATCGCCGGGTCGCCGGAGGAGCGGGCCAAGATCTGGAAGGGGCGCAAGGCCGCGTTCGCCGCGGTCGGGCGCATCTCGCCGGACTACTTCGTGCAGGACGGCGTCGTGCCGCGCACCCGGCTCGCCGAGGTGCTCGACCGGATCGCCGGGATGGGCGAGGAGGCGGGCCTGCGCGTGGCCAACGTCTTCCACGCGGGCGACGGCAACCTGCACCCGCTGGTGCTCTACAGCGCGGCCGCCGGCGAGACCGAGCGCGCCGAGGAGCTGTCGGGCGCGATCGCCGAGCTGTGCGTCGAGATGGGCGGGTCGCTCTCGGGCGAGCACGGCATCGGCACCGACAAGGCGTGCTCGATGCCGAAGATGTTCGGCGAGGAGGACCTCGCGACGATGCACCGCGTGCGCGCCGCGTTCGACCCCGACGGCATCTGCAACCCCGGCAAGGTCCTCCCGACGCCGCGGCTGTGCGGGGAGCGGCCGGGCAAGTACAAGCCCCACCCCCTCGAGGAATCGGGAGCGATCGAACGCCTGTGA